A region of Thermus oshimai DSM 12092 DNA encodes the following proteins:
- a CDS encoding thiamine pyrophosphate-dependent dehydrogenase E1 component subunit alpha, translating into MVKDTHRFQPFTPEPIRLIGERGEWLGDFPLDLDEAVLRRMYRDMLAARMLDERYTILIRTGKTSFVAPSAGHEAAQVAIAHAVKRGFDWIFPYYRDHGLALALGIPPRELFGQMLATQADPNKGRQMPEHPGSKALHYFTVASPIASHVPPAAGAAISMKLLRTGQVAVCTFGDGATSEGDWYAGINFAAVQGAPAVFVAENNFYAISVDYRHQTHSPTIADKAHAFGIPGYLVDGMDVLASYYVVKEAVENARLGKGPSLVELRVYRYGPHSSADDDSRYRPREEVEAWRRKDPILRFQRFLEARGLWTLEWEEDLKEEIRAELERGLKEAEEAGEVPPGWMFEDVFAEMPWHLKRQKALLEEEL; encoded by the coding sequence ATGGTCAAGGACACCCACCGGTTCCAGCCCTTCACCCCCGAGCCCATAAGGCTCATTGGGGAGCGAGGGGAGTGGCTAGGGGACTTCCCCTTAGACCTGGACGAGGCGGTCCTCCGCCGCATGTACCGGGACATGCTGGCCGCCCGGATGCTGGACGAGCGCTACACCATCCTCATCCGCACGGGCAAGACCAGCTTTGTGGCCCCTTCGGCGGGGCACGAGGCCGCCCAGGTGGCCATCGCCCACGCGGTGAAGCGGGGGTTTGACTGGATCTTCCCCTACTACCGCGACCACGGCCTGGCCCTGGCCTTAGGGATCCCTCCCCGGGAGCTTTTCGGCCAGATGCTGGCCACCCAGGCCGATCCCAACAAGGGCCGGCAGATGCCCGAGCACCCCGGTTCCAAGGCCCTCCACTACTTCACCGTGGCCAGCCCCATCGCCTCCCACGTCCCTCCGGCGGCGGGGGCGGCCATCAGCATGAAGCTCCTCCGCACCGGCCAGGTGGCGGTCTGCACCTTCGGGGACGGGGCCACCAGCGAGGGGGACTGGTACGCCGGCATCAACTTCGCCGCCGTCCAGGGGGCCCCGGCGGTCTTCGTGGCGGAGAACAACTTCTACGCCATCAGCGTGGACTACCGCCACCAGACCCATAGCCCCACCATCGCCGACAAGGCCCACGCCTTTGGCATTCCCGGCTACCTGGTGGACGGGATGGATGTCCTGGCCAGCTACTACGTGGTGAAGGAGGCGGTGGAAAACGCAAGGCTCGGCAAGGGGCCGAGCCTGGTGGAGCTTCGGGTCTACCGCTACGGGCCCCACTCCTCCGCGGACGACGACAGCCGCTACCGCCCCAGGGAGGAGGTGGAGGCCTGGAGGAGGAAAGACCCCATCCTCCGCTTCCAGCGCTTTTTGGAGGCCCGGGGCCTCTGGACCCTGGAGTGGGAGGAGGACCTCAAGGAGGAGATCCGCGCGGAGCTGGAACGGGGCCTGAAGGAGGCCGAGGAGGCGGGGGAGGTGCCCCCCGGGTGGATGTTTGAGGACGTCTTTGCGGAGATGCCCTGGCACCTGAAGCGCCAAAAGGCCCTTCTAGAGGAGGAGCTCTGA
- a CDS encoding metallopeptidase family protein translates to MTYRAFQKLVERLWAEIPEAFKEGLQGVHVLPEAKPEPGLPGVWRLGEYLDPGPPSALGGFEGLGRHIALYYGSFLEVADEGFDWEGEVWETLLHELRHHLESLAGRSDLVEEDLRRLAAFRRGGAPGEGAG, encoded by the coding sequence ATGACCTACCGGGCGTTTCAAAAACTGGTGGAGCGGCTTTGGGCGGAAATTCCCGAGGCCTTCAAAGAGGGGCTCCAAGGGGTCCACGTCCTCCCCGAGGCCAAGCCCGAGCCTGGCCTGCCCGGGGTGTGGCGGCTCGGGGAGTACCTGGACCCGGGGCCCCCCAGCGCCCTGGGGGGTTTTGAGGGCCTGGGTCGGCACATCGCCCTCTACTACGGCTCTTTTTTAGAGGTGGCGGACGAGGGGTTTGACTGGGAGGGGGAGGTGTGGGAAACCCTCCTCCATGAGCTAAGGCACCACCTGGAATCCCTGGCGGGCCGGAGCGACCTGGTGGAGGAGGACCTTAGGCGCCTGGCCGCCTTTCGCCGGGGCGGGGCTCCGGGAGAAGGGGCGGGTTAG
- the lpdA gene encoding dihydrolipoyl dehydrogenase encodes METYDLIVIGTGPGGYHAAIRGAQLGLRVLAVEAGAVGGVCLNVGCIPTKALLHAAEALHTLKAGEAFGLKAKAELDLKGLGAWRDSVVRKLTGGVGTLLKGNKVELVQGFARLVGPKAIEVGGKRYEARSLILATGSEPAALPGFPFGEDVWDSTRALKVEEGVPGRLLVIGGGAVGLEFGQIYHRLGSQVTLIEYMPEILPQGDKETAGLLRRALMKEGLVIKTGTKAVGYEKKADGLHVRLEPAEGGKGEEIVVDKILVAVGRKPRTEGLGLEAFGILRDPKGFIQVNGRLETAVKGVYAIGDAARPPLLAHKAMKEGLIAAENAAGRDAAFDYQIPSVVYTDPEWASVGLTEEEAKRAGYRVKVGRFPLSASGRALTLGKTEGLIKVVGDEETDLLLGVHILGPAASDLIAEAALALEMGAMVTDLALTVHPHPTLSEGLMEAAEAFHKQAIHILNR; translated from the coding sequence ATGGAAACCTACGACCTGATCGTGATCGGCACCGGCCCCGGGGGGTACCACGCGGCCATCCGCGGGGCGCAGCTTGGGCTTAGGGTTCTGGCGGTGGAGGCGGGGGCCGTGGGGGGGGTGTGCCTGAACGTGGGCTGCATCCCCACCAAGGCCCTTCTCCACGCCGCGGAGGCCCTCCACACCCTAAAGGCGGGGGAGGCCTTCGGGCTCAAGGCCAAGGCCGAGCTGGACCTAAAGGGCCTCGGGGCCTGGCGGGACAGCGTGGTGCGCAAGCTCACCGGGGGGGTGGGGACCCTCCTTAAGGGGAACAAGGTGGAGCTGGTCCAGGGGTTTGCCCGGTTGGTAGGCCCCAAGGCCATAGAGGTGGGGGGGAAGCGCTACGAGGCGAGGAGCCTCATCCTGGCCACGGGGAGCGAGCCCGCCGCCCTTCCCGGCTTTCCCTTCGGGGAGGACGTGTGGGACTCCACCCGGGCCCTCAAGGTGGAGGAGGGGGTGCCCGGGCGGCTTCTCGTCATCGGGGGCGGGGCGGTGGGCCTGGAGTTCGGCCAGATCTACCACCGCCTGGGAAGCCAGGTGACCCTGATCGAGTACATGCCGGAGATCCTCCCCCAAGGGGATAAGGAGACCGCGGGCCTCCTCCGCCGGGCCCTCATGAAGGAGGGGCTTGTCATCAAGACCGGCACCAAGGCGGTGGGCTACGAGAAGAAGGCGGACGGCCTCCACGTGCGCCTCGAGCCCGCGGAAGGGGGGAAGGGCGAGGAGATCGTGGTGGACAAGATCCTGGTGGCCGTGGGCCGGAAACCCCGCACGGAGGGGCTGGGCCTCGAGGCCTTCGGCATCCTCCGGGACCCCAAGGGCTTCATCCAGGTGAATGGCCGCTTGGAAACGGCCGTAAAGGGGGTTTACGCCATCGGGGATGCCGCCCGTCCTCCCCTCCTCGCCCACAAGGCCATGAAGGAGGGCCTCATCGCCGCGGAGAACGCCGCGGGGCGGGACGCGGCCTTTGATTACCAGATCCCCAGCGTGGTCTACACCGACCCCGAGTGGGCCTCCGTGGGCCTCACGGAGGAGGAGGCGAAACGGGCCGGCTACCGGGTGAAGGTGGGCAGGTTCCCCCTCTCTGCCTCCGGCCGGGCCCTCACCCTGGGGAAGACGGAAGGGCTGATCAAGGTGGTGGGGGACGAGGAGACGGACCTCCTCCTCGGGGTGCACATCCTGGGCCCCGCGGCCAGCGACCTCATCGCCGAGGCTGCCCTTGCCCTGGAGATGGGGGCCATGGTCACCGACCTGGCCCTCACCGTCCACCCCCACCCTACCCTGTCCGAAGGGCTCATGGAGGCGGCGGAGGCCTTCCACAAGCAGGCCATCCACATCCTGAACCGCTAG
- a CDS encoding DUF3054 domain-containing protein gives MRLFLLDLLALLLFAGVGLLAHGRPIDLPGLARNLLPVLFVWLLLAPFLRTYRRPTWGNLLLTWLLAFPAGLWLREMVLGGGFGPGFFVFLGVAMGFSLLFLLLLRGLAKALRLW, from the coding sequence GTGAGGCTCTTCCTCCTGGACCTCCTCGCCCTCCTCCTCTTCGCCGGGGTGGGGCTCCTTGCCCACGGGAGGCCCATAGACCTCCCCGGCCTTGCCCGGAACCTCCTCCCCGTCCTCTTCGTCTGGCTCCTCCTCGCCCCCTTCCTCCGCACCTACCGGAGGCCCACCTGGGGCAACCTCCTCCTCACCTGGCTCCTGGCCTTCCCCGCGGGGCTATGGCTCAGGGAGATGGTCCTAGGGGGGGGCTTTGGCCCGGGGTTTTTCGTCTTCCTGGGGGTGGCCATGGGCTTCAGTCTCCTCTTCCTCCTTCTCCTTAGGGGCCTGGCCAAGGCCCTGCGGCTGTGGTAA
- a CDS encoding 23S rRNA (pseudouridine(1915)-N(3))-methyltransferase RlmH — protein sequence MRLRVVAVGRPRLAYARLGVEEYAGRIGRYAPLELLFVREGEALLPKAEGHLKVVLDERGKLFTTEGLYRLFQGWEGQRVAFLVGGAEGHPEEVRKRADLLLALSPLTLQHELALLVLLEQLYRLFTLKAGHPYHR from the coding sequence GTGCGCCTGCGGGTGGTGGCGGTGGGCAGGCCCCGGCTGGCCTACGCCAGGCTCGGGGTGGAGGAGTACGCGGGGCGCATCGGAAGGTACGCCCCCCTCGAGCTCCTCTTCGTGCGGGAAGGGGAAGCCCTCCTCCCCAAGGCGGAGGGCCACCTCAAGGTGGTCCTAGACGAAAGGGGGAAGCTCTTCACCACGGAGGGGCTTTACCGGCTCTTCCAGGGATGGGAGGGGCAAAGGGTGGCCTTCCTGGTGGGGGGCGCGGAAGGGCACCCCGAGGAGGTCCGGAAAAGGGCGGACCTCCTCCTCGCCCTCTCCCCCCTCACCCTCCAGCACGAGCTGGCTCTCTTGGTGCTCCTGGAGCAGCTTTACCGCCTTTTCACCCTCAAGGCGGGCCACCCCTACCACCGATGA
- a CDS encoding dihydrolipoamide acetyltransferase family protein has translation MPKEILMPELAESVVEGEIVKWLVEEGAYLKKDQPFVEVMTDKVTVELPSPYEGVLLKKLAQEGEVVKVHAPIALLAEPHEAQAGVPVQAQEERSIVEPGLPPKDEGEALSLFKPDTREVAVKNPFLEKERGREKEEAPPGRVLAVPAARKLARELGIPIEEVPGSGPLGRVRVEDVRAYAEKKAGKALEEAPKAREEVPAPSFPPPPRYVPPKGYEGLEERVPLKGVRRSIAQGLWQSHLYTVRTLNVDEADLTELVALRERLKPEAERQGVKLTYLPFIFKAVVRALKKYPMLNTSLDEERGEIVYKKYYNLGMAVATERGLLVPVIRDVDRKSLLELAQEIALLSEKAREGRLSPEEVTGSTFTVTNIGSVGGLMSFPIIHTPDAAILGVHSIRKRPWVLKDGSLGVRDIMLLSLSFDHRLVDGAEAAMFTREVIRLLENPDLLLLEA, from the coding sequence ATGCCCAAGGAAATCCTGATGCCCGAACTCGCCGAGAGCGTGGTGGAAGGCGAGATCGTGAAGTGGCTGGTGGAGGAGGGAGCCTACCTCAAAAAGGACCAGCCCTTCGTGGAGGTCATGACGGACAAGGTCACGGTGGAGCTACCCTCCCCCTACGAGGGGGTTTTGCTGAAGAAACTGGCCCAGGAGGGGGAGGTGGTGAAGGTCCACGCCCCCATCGCCCTCCTGGCAGAGCCCCACGAGGCCCAGGCCGGTGTCCCCGTCCAGGCCCAGGAGGAACGCTCCATCGTGGAGCCCGGCCTCCCCCCCAAGGACGAGGGGGAGGCCCTTTCCCTCTTCAAGCCCGACACCCGGGAGGTGGCGGTGAAGAACCCCTTCCTGGAGAAGGAACGGGGAAGGGAAAAGGAGGAGGCCCCGCCGGGAAGGGTCCTGGCGGTGCCTGCGGCCAGGAAGCTGGCCCGGGAGCTGGGCATCCCCATCGAGGAGGTGCCGGGCTCGGGGCCCTTGGGCCGGGTGCGGGTGGAGGACGTGCGGGCCTACGCGGAGAAGAAGGCTGGGAAGGCCCTCGAGGAAGCCCCCAAGGCGCGGGAGGAGGTGCCTGCCCCCTCCTTCCCGCCCCCGCCCCGCTACGTCCCCCCCAAGGGGTACGAGGGGCTGGAGGAGCGGGTGCCCCTTAAGGGGGTGAGGCGGAGCATCGCCCAGGGCCTCTGGCAGAGCCACCTCTACACCGTGCGCACCCTCAACGTGGACGAGGCCGACCTTACGGAGCTGGTGGCCCTACGCGAGCGGCTAAAGCCCGAGGCCGAGCGGCAGGGGGTGAAGCTCACCTACCTCCCCTTCATCTTCAAGGCCGTGGTCCGGGCCCTGAAGAAGTACCCCATGCTGAACACCAGCCTGGACGAGGAGCGGGGGGAGATCGTCTACAAGAAGTACTACAACTTAGGGATGGCGGTGGCCACGGAAAGGGGGCTTCTCGTGCCCGTGATCCGGGATGTGGACCGGAAGAGCCTCCTGGAGCTTGCGCAGGAGATCGCCCTTCTTTCGGAAAAGGCCCGGGAAGGCCGCCTGAGCCCGGAGGAGGTCACGGGCTCCACCTTCACCGTGACCAACATCGGCTCCGTGGGGGGCCTCATGAGCTTCCCCATCATCCACACCCCGGACGCGGCCATCCTGGGGGTCCACTCCATCAGGAAGCGCCCCTGGGTCCTAAAGGACGGCTCCCTCGGGGTGCGGGACATCATGCTCCTCTCCCTCTCCTTTGACCACCGGTTGGTGGACGGGGCCGAGGCGGCCATGTTCACCCGGGAGGTGATCCGGCTTCTGGAAAACCCCGACCTCCTCCTCCTGGAGGCCTAG
- a CDS encoding type II toxin-antitoxin system HicB family antitoxin, which yields MRFKVVLEKSEDGGYTVYVPALPGCISEGDTLEEALANIREAIALYLEPLDEEIPEGVELAEVEV from the coding sequence ATGCGCTTTAAGGTGGTGCTGGAAAAGAGCGAGGACGGGGGGTACACGGTGTACGTGCCCGCCCTTCCAGGGTGTATCAGCGAGGGGGACACCTTGGAGGAAGCCTTGGCCAACATCCGGGAGGCGATTGCCCTTTACCTCGAGCCCCTAGACGAGGAGATTCCCGAGGGTGTGGAGTTGGCTGAGGTGGAGGTTTGA
- the lipB gene encoding lipoyl(octanoyl) transferase LipB, translated as MKFWVEDLGLVPYQEAWAYQKEVHREVKEGLRPPTLLLLEHPRVITLGRKATGENLLFPESWYRENGFELYWVERGGDVTYHGPGQLVGYPIFPVEREVRRFLRQIEEAIVRVAAAYGLSAYPTPGYAGVWVGEDKLCAIGVAVKEGVSFHGFALNVNTDLNDFSVIIPCGLKGKGVISLEKLLGRKVPMEEAKAQVVRAFAQVFGWEAEVRGRAAQV; from the coding sequence GTGAAGTTCTGGGTGGAGGACCTCGGCCTCGTGCCCTACCAGGAAGCCTGGGCCTACCAGAAGGAGGTCCACCGGGAGGTGAAGGAAGGCCTCCGCCCCCCCACCCTGCTCCTCCTGGAGCACCCTCGGGTGATCACCCTGGGGCGGAAGGCCACGGGGGAAAACCTCCTCTTCCCGGAAAGCTGGTACCGGGAAAACGGCTTTGAACTCTACTGGGTGGAGCGGGGCGGGGACGTGACCTACCACGGCCCCGGGCAGCTCGTGGGCTACCCCATCTTCCCCGTGGAGCGGGAGGTGCGGCGCTTCCTGCGCCAGATCGAGGAGGCCATCGTGAGGGTGGCCGCCGCTTACGGCCTTTCCGCCTACCCCACCCCGGGGTACGCGGGGGTCTGGGTGGGGGAGGACAAGCTCTGCGCCATCGGGGTGGCGGTGAAGGAGGGGGTGAGCTTCCACGGCTTCGCCCTCAACGTGAACACCGACCTGAACGATTTCAGCGTCATCATCCCCTGCGGGCTCAAGGGCAAAGGGGTGATCTCTTTGGAGAAGCTTCTGGGGAGAAAGGTGCCCATGGAGGAGGCCAAGGCCCAGGTGGTGCGGGCCTTCGCCCAGGTGTTCGGCTGGGAAGCGGAGGTGAGGGGGCGTGCCGCCCAAGTTTAG
- a CDS encoding tyrosine-type recombinase/integrase, translating to MKRKRAKGEGHIRKRKDGRWEGILTVGTWPDGRQKTRSVYGKTKQEVAEKLAELRVSLQRGTYVDPSLLTLAEWAKTWLERKAQEVKPKTVQVYLEDLSLVMPELRGKGRGLGSLKLQAVKPSHIQGAMDFLVKEGFSPRTTLKVYQLLRALFDEAVRLELIARNPVSLVRPPRKAQGREAPPEKPGRALEPHEVEALLQAAEGHPLELFFRLLLGLGLRKGEALGLKWGDIDFEKGELRVQRTWGKVGSGGEISTPKTPKSRRVLPLPLDLFQALKSRYEELAQKLPPEALKEAWVFPGEGGKTPVHPDYPNHALRRICQQAGIRPCRVHDLRHTWGSLMLARGVPLEVVSERLGHASFDITLRVYRHVLEEERRGYVLDLQTLLKGHGGYPQA from the coding sequence ATGAAGCGGAAACGGGCAAAGGGAGAAGGCCACATCCGCAAGCGCAAGGATGGGCGTTGGGAAGGCATCTTGACCGTGGGCACATGGCCTGACGGCAGGCAGAAGACCCGTTCCGTCTACGGCAAGACCAAGCAGGAAGTGGCCGAAAAGCTCGCGGAGCTCCGGGTAAGTCTGCAAAGGGGCACCTATGTTGACCCTTCCCTCCTCACCCTCGCCGAATGGGCCAAAACCTGGCTTGAACGGAAGGCCCAAGAAGTCAAGCCCAAGACCGTTCAGGTTTACCTGGAAGACCTTAGCCTGGTCATGCCCGAGCTCCGGGGCAAAGGTAGGGGCTTGGGAAGCCTCAAGCTCCAAGCCGTCAAACCCTCCCATATCCAGGGGGCTATGGACTTCTTGGTCAAGGAAGGGTTTAGCCCCAGGACAACCCTCAAGGTGTACCAACTCCTCCGGGCCCTCTTTGACGAGGCTGTCCGGCTTGAGCTCATAGCCAGAAACCCTGTGAGCCTGGTAAGGCCACCCCGTAAAGCTCAGGGAAGGGAAGCGCCTCCCGAGAAGCCGGGAAGGGCCCTTGAGCCCCACGAGGTTGAAGCCCTCCTCCAGGCCGCTGAGGGCCACCCCCTTGAGCTTTTCTTCCGCCTCCTCCTGGGCCTGGGGTTGAGGAAGGGAGAAGCCCTTGGCCTCAAGTGGGGGGACATTGACTTTGAGAAGGGGGAACTCAGGGTGCAAAGGACTTGGGGCAAGGTGGGCTCAGGGGGTGAAATCAGCACCCCCAAAACGCCCAAGTCCCGAAGGGTCCTTCCTCTCCCCCTTGACCTCTTCCAAGCCCTCAAGTCCCGGTATGAGGAGCTTGCCCAGAAGCTTCCCCCGGAAGCACTCAAGGAAGCCTGGGTTTTCCCTGGGGAGGGTGGGAAGACTCCGGTCCATCCTGACTATCCCAATCACGCCCTAAGGCGTATTTGCCAGCAAGCTGGCATCCGCCCTTGTAGGGTCCATGACCTCCGGCATACCTGGGGCTCCCTCATGCTGGCCCGGGGGGTGCCCCTGGAAGTGGTAAGCGAACGCCTCGGGCACGCTTCCTTTGACATCACCCTCAGGGTGTACCGCCATGTTCTTGAGGAGGAACGCCGGGGCTATGTTCTGGACCTTCAAACCCTCCTCAAGGGTCATGGAGGCTACCCCCAGGCTTAA
- a CDS encoding alpha-ketoacid dehydrogenase subunit beta: MALMTMVQALNRALDEEMAQDPRVVVLGEDVGKRGGVFLVTEGLLQKYGPDRVMDTPLSEAAIVGAALGMAAHGLRPVAEIQFADYIFPGFDQLVSQVAKLRYRSGGQFAAPLVVRMPSGGGVKGGHHHSQSPEAHFVHTAGLKVVAVSTPYDAKGLLKAAIRDEDPVVFLEPKRLYRAVKEEVPEEDYTLPLGKAALRREGKDLTLIGYGTVMPEVLKAAEELQGVGVSAEVLDLRSLMPWDYEAVMSSVAKTGRVVLVSDAPRHASFISEVAATIAEDILDMLLAPPIRVTGFDTPYPYAQDKLYLPTVTRILNAAKRALEY, translated from the coding sequence ATGGCCCTCATGACCATGGTGCAGGCCCTGAACCGGGCCCTGGACGAGGAGATGGCCCAGGACCCCCGGGTGGTGGTCCTGGGGGAGGACGTGGGGAAAAGGGGCGGGGTCTTCCTGGTCACGGAGGGGCTTCTCCAAAAGTACGGCCCCGACCGGGTCATGGACACTCCCCTCTCCGAGGCGGCCATCGTGGGGGCCGCCCTGGGCATGGCCGCCCACGGCCTCAGGCCCGTGGCGGAGATCCAGTTCGCGGACTACATCTTCCCGGGGTTTGACCAGCTGGTGAGCCAGGTGGCCAAGCTCCGCTACCGCTCTGGGGGGCAGTTTGCCGCACCCCTGGTGGTGCGCATGCCCTCCGGGGGCGGGGTCAAGGGGGGGCACCACCACTCCCAAAGCCCCGAGGCCCACTTCGTCCACACCGCGGGGCTTAAAGTGGTGGCCGTCTCCACCCCTTACGACGCCAAGGGCCTCCTGAAGGCCGCCATCCGCGACGAGGACCCGGTGGTCTTCCTGGAGCCCAAGCGCCTCTACCGGGCGGTGAAGGAGGAGGTGCCGGAGGAGGACTACACCTTGCCCCTGGGCAAGGCCGCCCTTAGGCGCGAGGGGAAGGACCTCACCCTGATCGGTTACGGCACGGTGATGCCCGAGGTCTTGAAGGCCGCGGAGGAGCTTCAGGGGGTGGGGGTTTCCGCGGAGGTCCTGGACCTGAGGAGCCTCATGCCCTGGGACTACGAGGCGGTGATGAGCTCCGTGGCCAAGACCGGGCGGGTGGTCCTGGTCTCCGATGCGCCCAGGCATGCGAGCTTTATCAGCGAGGTGGCGGCCACCATCGCCGAGGACATCCTGGACATGCTCCTGGCCCCCCCCATCCGGGTTACGGGGTTTGACACCCCCTACCCCTACGCCCAGGACAAGCTCTACCTGCCCACGGTGACCCGCATCCTGAACGCGGCCAAGCGGGCGTTAGAATACTAG
- a CDS encoding NAD(P)-dependent oxidoreductase: MDKVAFLGLGAMGYPMAGHLARRFPTLVWNRTFEKALRHQAEFGSKAVPLEEVAEARVVFTCLPTTKEVAEVAERLFPHLRPGTYWVDATSGEPEASRRLAERLLERGVVYLDAPVSGGTAGAERGTLTVMMGGPEEGVEAVRPYLAYAKKVVHVGPVGAGHAVKAINNALLAVNLWAAGEGLVALVKQGVSAEKALEVINASSGRSNATENLIPERVLTRAFPKTFALGLLVKDLGIAMGVLDREKAPSPLLRLTRELYEVAKRELGGEADHVEALKVLEAWGGTEIR, encoded by the coding sequence ATGGACAAGGTGGCCTTCCTCGGTCTTGGGGCCATGGGCTACCCCATGGCGGGGCACCTGGCCCGGCGCTTCCCCACCCTGGTCTGGAACCGCACCTTTGAGAAGGCCCTGAGGCACCAGGCGGAGTTCGGCTCAAAGGCGGTGCCCCTGGAGGAGGTGGCCGAGGCGCGGGTGGTCTTCACCTGCCTCCCCACCACCAAGGAGGTGGCGGAGGTGGCGGAGCGTCTTTTCCCCCACCTCCGCCCCGGCACCTACTGGGTGGACGCCACGAGCGGCGAGCCCGAGGCGAGCCGGAGACTGGCGGAGCGCCTATTGGAGCGGGGCGTGGTCTATCTGGATGCCCCGGTGTCCGGAGGGACGGCGGGGGCGGAGCGGGGCACCCTCACGGTGATGATGGGGGGGCCGGAGGAAGGGGTGGAGGCGGTGCGGCCCTACCTGGCCTACGCCAAGAAGGTGGTCCACGTGGGCCCCGTGGGGGCGGGGCACGCGGTGAAGGCCATCAACAACGCCCTTTTGGCGGTGAACCTCTGGGCGGCGGGGGAGGGCTTGGTGGCCCTGGTCAAGCAGGGGGTTTCCGCGGAAAAGGCCCTCGAGGTCATCAACGCCTCCTCGGGCCGCTCCAACGCCACGGAGAACCTCATCCCGGAAAGGGTCCTGACCCGGGCCTTCCCCAAGACCTTCGCCCTGGGCCTTTTGGTGAAGGACCTGGGCATCGCCATGGGGGTCCTGGACAGGGAGAAGGCCCCAAGCCCCCTCCTTCGCCTCACCCGGGAGCTTTACGAGGTGGCCAAGCGGGAACTCGGGGGCGAGGCCGACCACGTGGAGGCCCTGAAGGTCCTCGAGGCCTGGGGGGGCACGGAGATTCGATGA
- the lipA gene encoding lipoyl synthase, translating into MPPKFRTLELVSPDGERIELKVVKNGLAQERPEPVDRRKPSWIKAPLPAGERYQALKGLVGELKLHTVCQEAMCPNIGECWNHGTLTVMILGSVCTRACRFCAVDTGNPRGWLDPEEPLRVAEAIARLRVNYVVLTSVDRDDLPDGGAGHFAKTIRAIKERAPGVLVEALTPDFQGDLKAVETVLDAGPEVYAQNLETVRRLTRKVRDPRAGYEQTLKVLAHAKRYRPEALTKSSLLLGLGETEEEILEAMQDLRAAGVDILTLGQYLRPTPAHLPVERYVTPEEFKKYEAWGYELGFREVFAGPLVRSSYRADRVFLEAKAR; encoded by the coding sequence GTGCCGCCCAAGTTTAGAACCCTAGAACTGGTCAGCCCAGACGGGGAGCGCATCGAGCTCAAGGTGGTGAAGAACGGCCTGGCCCAGGAGCGGCCGGAGCCCGTGGACCGGAGGAAGCCCTCCTGGATCAAGGCCCCCCTGCCCGCGGGGGAACGCTACCAGGCCCTGAAGGGCTTGGTGGGGGAGCTCAAGCTCCACACGGTCTGCCAGGAGGCCATGTGCCCCAACATCGGGGAGTGCTGGAACCACGGCACCCTCACGGTGATGATCCTGGGAAGCGTCTGCACCCGGGCCTGCCGCTTCTGCGCGGTGGACACGGGAAACCCCAGGGGCTGGCTGGACCCGGAGGAGCCCTTAAGGGTGGCCGAGGCCATCGCCCGGCTCCGGGTGAACTACGTGGTCCTCACCAGCGTGGACCGGGACGACCTCCCGGACGGGGGCGCGGGCCACTTCGCCAAGACCATCCGGGCCATCAAGGAGCGGGCCCCCGGGGTCTTGGTGGAGGCCTTAACCCCAGACTTCCAGGGGGACCTCAAGGCGGTGGAGACCGTGCTGGACGCGGGGCCTGAGGTCTACGCCCAAAACCTCGAAACCGTGCGCCGCCTCACCCGCAAGGTGCGGGACCCGCGGGCGGGCTACGAGCAGACCCTAAAAGTGCTGGCCCACGCCAAGCGCTACCGCCCCGAGGCCCTCACCAAAAGCAGCCTCCTCCTGGGCCTGGGGGAGACGGAGGAGGAGATCCTGGAGGCCATGCAAGACCTGCGGGCGGCCGGGGTGGACATCCTCACCCTGGGCCAGTACCTCCGCCCCACCCCGGCCCACCTTCCCGTGGAGCGGTACGTGACCCCGGAGGAGTTTAAGAAGTACGAGGCCTGGGGGTACGAGCTCGGCTTCCGCGAGGTCTTCGCCGGGCCCTTGGTGCGGAGCTCCTACCGGGCGGACAGGGTCTTCCTGGAGGCCAAGGCGCGGTGA
- a CDS encoding DUF2203 domain-containing protein, producing the protein MFARIFTKEEADALLPELRRVLAQMRQAKGELKDLQARLPEARGLERRRLEEEARFLLGALEADARYLASLGVFLKDLDRGLVDFPARVGGEVVFLCWQEGEPEVAHYHPLSGGFKDRRPLGPNPPLLPEPRPGERRPGA; encoded by the coding sequence ATGTTCGCTCGCATCTTCACCAAGGAAGAAGCCGACGCCCTCCTCCCCGAGCTCCGGCGGGTCCTGGCCCAGATGCGCCAGGCCAAGGGGGAGCTTAAGGACCTCCAGGCCCGCCTCCCCGAAGCCCGGGGCCTCGAGCGCCGGAGGCTGGAAGAGGAGGCCCGCTTCCTCCTGGGGGCCCTGGAGGCCGACGCCCGCTATTTGGCCTCCTTGGGGGTCTTCCTAAAGGACCTGGACCGGGGGCTGGTGGACTTCCCCGCCCGGGTGGGGGGGGAGGTGGTCTTCCTCTGCTGGCAGGAGGGGGAGCCCGAGGTGGCCCACTACCACCCCCTTTCCGGGGGGTTCAAGGACCGGCGCCCTTTGGGGCCTAACCCGCCCCTTCTCCCGGAGCCCCGCCCCGGCGAAAGGCGGCCAGGCGCCTAA